In Hyperolius riggenbachi isolate aHypRig1 chromosome 10, aHypRig1.pri, whole genome shotgun sequence, a genomic segment contains:
- the LOC137536890 gene encoding oocyte zinc finger protein XlCOF6.1-like: MWSHTGERPFACSECGKSFIVKGDVVIHQRVHTGERPYSCSICEKGFSCKRNLLAHQRSHTGERPFACSECGKCFTWKTSFLRHQRCHTGEHPFSCSVCGKGFIQKGEVLAHQRSHTGERPFPCSECGKCYRQKAHLHIHKKSHTGELPFACSECGKCFTRKGSLVAHQRRHSC; encoded by the exons ATGTG gagtcacacagGGGAGCGTCCTTTtgcatgctcagagtgtgggaaaagttttattGTAAAAGGAGACGTGGTTATACATCAAAGAGTTCATACAGGGGAGCGTCCTTATTCTTGTTCCATTTGTGAGAAAGGTTTCTCATGTAAACGAAACCTTCTGgcacaccagagaagtcacacaggagagcgtccttttgcatgctcagagtgtgggaaatgtttcacttgGAAAACATCCTTTCTAAGACATCAGAGGTGCCACACAGGCGAGCACCCATTTTCATGTTCAGTTTGTGGAAAAGGTTTTATTCAGAAAGGAGAAGTCCTTGCACACCAACGGAGTCATACGGGGGAGCGACCTtttccatgttcagagtgtgggaaatgctacaGACAGAAAGCACATCTTCATATACACAAGAAAAGTCACACTGGCGAGCTTCCTTTtgcatgctcagagtgtgggaaatgcttcacaAGGAAAGGAAGCCTAGTTGCACATCAGAGAAGACATTCCTGCTGA